The following proteins are encoded in a genomic region of Arvicanthis niloticus isolate mArvNil1 chromosome 21, mArvNil1.pat.X, whole genome shotgun sequence:
- the Eif1b gene encoding eukaryotic translation initiation factor 1b, whose amino-acid sequence MSTIQNLQSFDPFADATKGDDLLPAGTEDYIHIRIQQRNGRKTLTTVQGIADDYDKKKLVKAFKKKFACNGTVIEHPEYGEVIQLQGDQRKNICQFLLEVGIVKEEQLKVHGF is encoded by the exons ATGTCCACTATCCAGAACCTCCAATCTTTCG ACCCCTTTGCTGATGCAACTAAGGGCGACGACTTACTCCCGGCAGGGACTGAGGACTACATTCATATAAGGATCCAGCAGCGGAACGGCCGGAAGACGCTGACCACTGTGCAGGGCATTGCGGACGACTATGACAAAAAGAAGCTTGTGAAAGCTTTCAAAAAG AAATTTGCCTGTAATGGAACTGTGATTGAACATCCCGAGTACGGAGAGGTTATTCAGCTTCAAGGGGACCAAAGGAAGAACATTTGCCAGTTTCTCTTGGAG GTTGGCATCGTCAAGGAGGAGCAGCTGAAGGTCCACGGATTCTAA